The genomic region GTCGGGTGTAAGATTAAATATTTTTGTGCTTCCGGTTTCCATGTCATATATCAGGTAGTCATAATGGTATGTTAACCTGTCAAATGTACCGAGCTTTATCGTGCCGTTTGCTTCAAACGAACCGAATGTGTTCAGGAGATTTTCTTCAACGAGCTTTCTGAGCTGATTTTTGTTTTTTATTACTTTGTATCCAATGTTCTGCAGTTCTTTTATTTCCTGCTCCGTCAGGTTGTTGTTAAGATCGATTATGTAGTTGTTTCCGCCGGTTGTTACTACCGGATTTTGTTGAAGATTAACCGTTCCTGAATTTAGTAGAATCATTCCTTTCTTGTAACTTCTGAAGCCTCTGCCGTTTATTATAGGGAAAAAATCCGGAACTACATTGTTTGCTATTTTAAATTTTTCTTTTACTCCTTTCTTTTTTACGCCCGGTAGTGGAATTTTGAGAATGTGTCCCTTCAAAATAAGATTGGGGTTTTTAAGTTTATTTAGTTTGGCCACTTCACCTATCATTTTAAGGGGTAAATTATACTTTCTCAGAATTCCGTAAAGTGTGTCCCCCGGCTTTATTTTATAATAGATTATCTTTTTCCCGGTATTTTCTTGCGCCTTTCTAATTTTTATTATGTTTATCTTATAGATATTCCTGCTACCGTGAGCCGGAGCAGGCAGAATGATTAGCAATGCTGCTATAAAACGTTTCCAGCCCATCTTTTCATATCCTTTAGAGCTTTTTCTGCCTGTATTTTTCGTCTAACCCTTTTACCTTTTGCTTTAACAGGTGGAAGAAGACCAAAATTTGCGTTCATAGGTTGAAACCTTTTAGAGTCAGCTTCCGTTATGTATTTTAACAAACCGCCTATCATTGTTGTAGGGGGTGGTGATACCGGTGTTTCACCTTTTAAAAGTTTTGCCGCATTTATTCCTGCGATTATGCCACTTGCGGCAGATTCAGGATAGCCTTCTACACCTGTTATCTGTCCAGCAAAGAGAATGTTTGGGTTTTTCTTCAGTTGAAGGGTTGGAAGCAATAGTTTAGGAGAGTTTATAAATGTATTTCTGTGAATGCTACCATACCTTGCAAATTCAACGTTTTCAAGACCCGGGATGAGTCTAAACACCTTTTTCTGTGCAGGATAGGTAAGTTTTGTCTGAAATCCTACCATGTTAAGCAGTGTGCCTTCTCTGTTTTCTTTCCTTAGTTGAACTACGGCGAAAGGCCTTTTGCCCGTTTTAGGATCTATTAATCCCACAGGTTTAAGAGGTCCAAAAAGCAGTGTTTCTTTTCCCCTTTCTGCCATCTCCTCTATGGGCATGCATCCTTCAAAGTAGGCTTCCTTTTCAAACTCTTTTAGAGGGACTTTTTCCGCTTCCATTAAGGCGTTGTAGAACCGTTCGTACTCTTCCTCGGTCATTGGACAGTTTAGATAGTCGTTGCCTCCTTTACCGTACCGTGAACCCCAGAAACATTTTGAGTAGTCGATTGTATCAGCATAGACAATGGGTGCTATGGCGTCGTAGAAAGAAAGAGATTTTTCTCCAAGAAATTCAGTTAGGTATTGAGAAAGGGAATCTGAAGTTAAGGGGCCTGTTGCCACTATTGTAATTTCGTTTTCAGGAATTTTTGTAACTTCTTCTCTGGTAACTTCTATGAGAGGATGTTGCGATATTTTTTCTGTTATATAAGTTGCAAAGTCTTTTCTGTTCACCGCAAGTGCACCGCCTGCTGGAACGGCTGTTTTTTTAGCTGCTTCAACTATGAGTGAATTGAGGATTTCCATCTCTTTTTTCAGGAGACCTCTTGCGGTTGTTTCGTCAATTCCGCCAAGTGTGTTGCTGCAGACGAGCTCTCCAAAAAGTTCTGTTTTGTGAGCAGGGGTCAGTTTTTTAGGTCTCATTTCGTAAAGAGTAACGGGAATGCCTTTTTGCGCTAAATACCACGCCGCTTCGCTTCCCGCCAATCCTGCACCGATTACATTTACTTTTTTCATTGGTTGTCCTTTGTTACTAAATTCTCTATTTTCTTTGCCTGTT from Desulfurobacterium sp. TC5-1 harbors:
- a CDS encoding LysM domain-containing protein; translation: MGWKRFIAALLIILPAPAHGSRNIYKINIIKIRKAQENTGKKIIYYKIKPGDTLYGILRKYNLPLKMIGEVAKLNKLKNPNLILKGHILKIPLPGVKKKGVKEKFKIANNVVPDFFPIINGRGFRSYKKGMILLNSGTVNLQQNPVVTTGGNNYIIDLNNNLTEQEIKELQNIGYKVIKNKNQLRKLVEENLLNTFGSFEANGTIKLGTFDRLTYHYDYLIYDMETGSTKIFNLTPDTPKELKNLLSAYGITVEQPEAKSEKGESGTLKILTGTNIEKITELIHLLTGEKAIKDGNGYSFNRHKIFVVKEMTSPEEITKKKMAGFTIAKVYPDMGKSIREAVNTIPFAIQRIKLIIVEPPGTEGKRSRFEIKGFSIETPNRTYFLIPGVEKPEEIPYLISRGINLIVY
- the trmFO gene encoding FADH(2)-oxidizing methylenetetrahydrofolate--tRNA-(uracil(54)-C(5))-methyltransferase TrmFO, which gives rise to MKKVNVIGAGLAGSEAAWYLAQKGIPVTLYEMRPKKLTPAHKTELFGELVCSNTLGGIDETTARGLLKKEMEILNSLIVEAAKKTAVPAGGALAVNRKDFATYITEKISQHPLIEVTREEVTKIPENEITIVATGPLTSDSLSQYLTEFLGEKSLSFYDAIAPIVYADTIDYSKCFWGSRYGKGGNDYLNCPMTEEEYERFYNALMEAEKVPLKEFEKEAYFEGCMPIEEMAERGKETLLFGPLKPVGLIDPKTGKRPFAVVQLRKENREGTLLNMVGFQTKLTYPAQKKVFRLIPGLENVEFARYGSIHRNTFINSPKLLLPTLQLKKNPNILFAGQITGVEGYPESAASGIIAGINAAKLLKGETPVSPPPTTMIGGLLKYITEADSKRFQPMNANFGLLPPVKAKGKRVRRKIQAEKALKDMKRWAGNVL